One genomic region from Prionailurus bengalensis isolate Pbe53 chromosome C1, Fcat_Pben_1.1_paternal_pri, whole genome shotgun sequence encodes:
- the ACAP3 gene encoding arf-GAP with coiled-coil, ANK repeat and PH domain-containing protein 3 isoform X1: protein MPAWALGSPLWASLSCSSLLLWSRDPPATLLPSRPQLVKLCSGMIEAGKAYVTTNRLFVSGVRDLSQQCRGDTVISECLQRFGDSLQEMVNYHMILFDQAQRSVRQQLHNFVKEDVRKFKETKKQFDKVREDMELSLVRNAQAPRHRPHEVEEATGALTLTRKCFRHLALDYVLQINVLQAKKKFEILDSMLSFMHAQHSFFQQGYSLLHQLDPYMKKLAAELDQLVIDSAVEKREMERKHAAIQQRTLLQDFSYDEPKVEFDVDAPSGVVMEGYLFKRASNAFKTWNRRWFSIQNSQLVYQKKLKDVLTVVVDDLRLCSVKPCEDIERRFCFEVVSPTKSCMLQADSEKLRQAWVQAVQASIASAYRESPDSCYSERLDRTASPSTSSIDSATESRERSVKGESVLQRVQNVAGNSQCGDCGQPDPRWASINLGVLLCIECSGIHRSLGVHCSKVRSLTLDSWEPELLKLMCELGNSTVNQIYEAQCEGPGGRKPTASSPRQDKEAWIKDKYVEKKFLRKPPPAPARDVPRPWRVQKCQRHHSSPRVPAARRKVRLEPILPSVAALSSAGAVERKFRRDSLFCPDELDSLFSYFDAGAAAAGPRSLSSDSGLGGSSDGSSDVLAFGAGSVVDSVTEEEGAESEESSGEADGEAEAWGLADVRELHPGLLAHRAARTRDLRALAMALAHGAEVNWADAEDEGKTPLVQAVLGGSLIVCEFLLQNGADVNQRDSRGRAPLHHATLLGRTGQVCLFLKRGADQHALDHKQQDPLSIAIQEANADIVTLLRLARMAEEMREAEAPPGQPGPLAGSSPTELQYRRCIQEFISLHLEES, encoded by the exons ATGCCCGCCTGGGCCCTGGGTTCCCCGCTCTGGGCTTCGCTGTCCTGCTCCAGCCTTCTGCTCTGGAGCCGAGACCCACCCGCCACCTTGCTGCCCTCCCGGCCCCAG CTGGTCAAGCTGTGCAGTGGCATGATCGAGGCTGGCAAGGCCTATGTCACGACCAACAGGCTCTTCGTGAGTGGTGTTCGAGACCTGTCCCAGCAGTGCCGGGGCGACACCGTCATCTCG GAATGTCTGCAGAGGTTTGGAGACAGCCTGCAGGAGATGGTCAACTACCACATG ATCCTGTTTGACCAGGCCCAGAGGTCTGTGCGGCAGCAACTGCACAACTTCGTCAAAGA GGACGTGCGGAAATTCAAGGAGACCAAGAAACAGTTTGACAAAGTTCGGGAGGACATGGAGCTGTCCCTCGTGAGGAATGCCCAGGCCCCACGGCACCGGCCCCACGAGGTGGAGGAGGCCACAGGTGCCTTGACCCTCACCCGGAAGTGTTTCCGTCACCTGGCACTAGACTATGTGCTCCAG ATCAACGTACTCCAGGCCAAGAAGAAGTTTGAGATCTTGGATTCT ATGCTGTCCTTCATGCACGCCCAGCACAGCTTCTTCCAGCAGGGCTATAGCCTGCTGCACCAGCTGGACCCCTACATGAAGAAGCTGGCAGCCGAG CTAGACCAGCTAGTGATCGACTCGGCGGTGGAAAAGCGTGAGATGGAGCGAAAGCATGCCGCCATCCAGCAGCGG ACGCTGCTGCAG GACTTCTCCTACGATGAGCCCAAAGTGGAGTTTGATGTGGACGCGCCCAGCGGTGTGGTGATGGAGGGCTACCTCTTCAAGAGGGCCAGTAATGCCTTCAAGACGTGGAACCG GCGCTGGTTCTCCATCCAGAACAGCCAGCTGGTCTACCAGAAGAAACTCAAG GACGTGCTCACCGTGGTGGTGGATGACCTCCGTCTGTGCTCCGTGAAGCCATGTGAGGACATCGAACGGAGGTTCTGTTTTGAGGTCGTGTCACCCACCAA GAGCTGCATGCTGCAGGCCGACTCAGAGAAGCTGCGGCAGGCCTGGGTTCAAGCTGTGCAGGCCAGCATCGCCTCTGCCTACCGGGAGAGCCCGGACAGCTGCTACAGTGAG AGGCTGGACCGCACGGCGTCTCCGTCCACGAGCAGCATCGACTCTGCTACGGAGTCGCGGGAGCGCAGCGTCAAGGGCGAGAGCGTGCTGCAGCGTGTGCAGAACGTGGCCGGCAATAGCCAGTGTGGGGACTGTGGCCAGCCGGATCCCCGCTGGGCCAGCATCAACCTGGGGGTGCTGCTCTGCATCGAGTGCTCCGGCATCCACAG GAGCCTGGGTGTCCACTGCTCCAAGGTGCGGTCCCTGACCCTGGACTCATGGGAGCCAGAGCTGCTGAAG CTGATGTGTGAGCTTGGCAACAGCACCGTGAACCAGATCTACGAGGCTCAGTGTGAGGGGCCAGGTGGCAGGAAGCCCACAGCCAGCAGCCCTAG GCAGGACAAGGAGGCCTGGATCAAGGACAAGTATGTGGAAAAGAAGTTCCTGCGGAAGCCACCGCCGGCACCAGCCCGGGACGTGCCCCGGCCCTGGAGGGTGCAAAAGTGCCAGCGCCACCACAGCTCCCCCCGGGTCCCCGCTGCCCGCCGCAAGGTCCGGCTGGAGCCCATCCTGCCCTCTGTGGCTGCTCTGTCCTCAG CAGGTGCTGTGGAGCGCAAGTTCCGGAGGGACTCTCTCTTCTGCCCGGATGAGCTGGACTCCCTCTTCTCCTACTTCGATGCTGGGGCTGCTGCAGCCGGTCCACGGA GTCTGAGCAGCGACAGTGGCTTAGGAGGCAGCTCTGATGGCAGCTCTGACGTTCTAGCCTTTGGCGCAGGCTCTGTTGTGGACAGCGTCACTGAGGAGG AGGGTGCAGAGTCGGAGGAGTCCAGCGGGGAGGCGGATGGAGAAGCAGAGGCCTGGGGCCTGGCGGACGTGCGCGAGCTGCACCCTGGTCTACTGGCGCACCGAGCGGCGCGAACCCGAGACCTCCGAGCGCTGGCCATGGCGCTGGCGCACGGGGCAGAGGTCAACTGGGCCGACGCGGAGGACGAGGGCAAGACGCCTTTGGTGCAGGCTGTGCTGGGG GGCTCCTTGATTGTCTGTGAATTCCTTCTGCAAAACGGAGCAGACGTGAACCAAAGAGACAGCCGGGGCAGAGCGCCGCTGCACCACGCCACACTCCTGGGACGCACGGG TCAGGTCTGCCTGTTCTTGAAGCGGGGGGCCGACCAGCACGCCTTGGACCACAAGCAGCAGGACCCACTGAGCATCGCGATCCAGGAGGCAAACGCGGACATCGTCACTTT GCTCCGGCTGGCCCGCATGGCTGAGGAGATGCGAGAGGCGGAGGCGCCCCCGGGCCAGCCGGGCCCCCTGGCGGGCAGCAGCCCCACGGAGCTCCAGTACCGCAGGTGCATCCAGGAGTTCATCAGCCTCCACCTGGAGGAGAGCTAG
- the ACAP3 gene encoding arf-GAP with coiled-coil, ANK repeat and PH domain-containing protein 3 isoform X5: MIEAGKAYVTTNRLFVSGVRDLSQQCRGDTVISECLQRFGDSLQEMVNYHMILFDQAQRSVRQQLHNFVKEDVRKFKETKKQFDKVREDMELSLVRNAQAPRHRPHEVEEATGALTLTRKCFRHLALDYVLQINVLQAKKKFEILDSMLSFMHAQHSFFQQGYSLLHQLDPYMKKLAAELDQLVIDSAVEKREMERKHAAIQQRTLLQDFSYDEPKVEFDVDAPSGVVMEGYLFKRASNAFKTWNRRWFSIQNSQLVYQKKLKDVLTVVVDDLRLCSVKPCEDIERRFCFEVVSPTKSCMLQADSEKLRQAWVQAVQASIASAYRESPDSCYSERLDRTASPSTSSIDSATESRERSVKGESVLQRVQNVAGNSQCGDCGQPDPRWASINLGVLLCIECSGIHRSLGVHCSKVRSLTLDSWEPELLKLMCELGNSTVNQIYEAQCEGPGGRKPTASSPRQDKEAWIKDKYVEKKFLRKPPPAPARDVPRPWRVQKCQRHHSSPRVPAARRKVRLEPILPSVAALSSAGAVERKFRRDSLFCPDELDSLFSYFDAGAAAAGPRSLSSDSGLGGSSDGSSDVLAFGAGSVVDSVTEEEGAESEESSGEADGEAEAWGLADVRELHPGLLAHRAARTRDLRALAMALAHGAEVNWADAEDEGKTPLVQAVLGGSLIVCEFLLQNGADVNQRDSRGRAPLHHATLLGRTGQVCLFLKRGADQHALDHKQQDPLSIAIQEANADIVTLLRLARMAEEMREAEAPPGQPGPLAGSSPTELQYRRCIQEFISLHLEES; this comes from the exons ATGATCGAGGCTGGCAAGGCCTATGTCACGACCAACAGGCTCTTCGTGAGTGGTGTTCGAGACCTGTCCCAGCAGTGCCGGGGCGACACCGTCATCTCG GAATGTCTGCAGAGGTTTGGAGACAGCCTGCAGGAGATGGTCAACTACCACATG ATCCTGTTTGACCAGGCCCAGAGGTCTGTGCGGCAGCAACTGCACAACTTCGTCAAAGA GGACGTGCGGAAATTCAAGGAGACCAAGAAACAGTTTGACAAAGTTCGGGAGGACATGGAGCTGTCCCTCGTGAGGAATGCCCAGGCCCCACGGCACCGGCCCCACGAGGTGGAGGAGGCCACAGGTGCCTTGACCCTCACCCGGAAGTGTTTCCGTCACCTGGCACTAGACTATGTGCTCCAG ATCAACGTACTCCAGGCCAAGAAGAAGTTTGAGATCTTGGATTCT ATGCTGTCCTTCATGCACGCCCAGCACAGCTTCTTCCAGCAGGGCTATAGCCTGCTGCACCAGCTGGACCCCTACATGAAGAAGCTGGCAGCCGAG CTAGACCAGCTAGTGATCGACTCGGCGGTGGAAAAGCGTGAGATGGAGCGAAAGCATGCCGCCATCCAGCAGCGG ACGCTGCTGCAG GACTTCTCCTACGATGAGCCCAAAGTGGAGTTTGATGTGGACGCGCCCAGCGGTGTGGTGATGGAGGGCTACCTCTTCAAGAGGGCCAGTAATGCCTTCAAGACGTGGAACCG GCGCTGGTTCTCCATCCAGAACAGCCAGCTGGTCTACCAGAAGAAACTCAAG GACGTGCTCACCGTGGTGGTGGATGACCTCCGTCTGTGCTCCGTGAAGCCATGTGAGGACATCGAACGGAGGTTCTGTTTTGAGGTCGTGTCACCCACCAA GAGCTGCATGCTGCAGGCCGACTCAGAGAAGCTGCGGCAGGCCTGGGTTCAAGCTGTGCAGGCCAGCATCGCCTCTGCCTACCGGGAGAGCCCGGACAGCTGCTACAGTGAG AGGCTGGACCGCACGGCGTCTCCGTCCACGAGCAGCATCGACTCTGCTACGGAGTCGCGGGAGCGCAGCGTCAAGGGCGAGAGCGTGCTGCAGCGTGTGCAGAACGTGGCCGGCAATAGCCAGTGTGGGGACTGTGGCCAGCCGGATCCCCGCTGGGCCAGCATCAACCTGGGGGTGCTGCTCTGCATCGAGTGCTCCGGCATCCACAG GAGCCTGGGTGTCCACTGCTCCAAGGTGCGGTCCCTGACCCTGGACTCATGGGAGCCAGAGCTGCTGAAG CTGATGTGTGAGCTTGGCAACAGCACCGTGAACCAGATCTACGAGGCTCAGTGTGAGGGGCCAGGTGGCAGGAAGCCCACAGCCAGCAGCCCTAG GCAGGACAAGGAGGCCTGGATCAAGGACAAGTATGTGGAAAAGAAGTTCCTGCGGAAGCCACCGCCGGCACCAGCCCGGGACGTGCCCCGGCCCTGGAGGGTGCAAAAGTGCCAGCGCCACCACAGCTCCCCCCGGGTCCCCGCTGCCCGCCGCAAGGTCCGGCTGGAGCCCATCCTGCCCTCTGTGGCTGCTCTGTCCTCAG CAGGTGCTGTGGAGCGCAAGTTCCGGAGGGACTCTCTCTTCTGCCCGGATGAGCTGGACTCCCTCTTCTCCTACTTCGATGCTGGGGCTGCTGCAGCCGGTCCACGGA GTCTGAGCAGCGACAGTGGCTTAGGAGGCAGCTCTGATGGCAGCTCTGACGTTCTAGCCTTTGGCGCAGGCTCTGTTGTGGACAGCGTCACTGAGGAGG AGGGTGCAGAGTCGGAGGAGTCCAGCGGGGAGGCGGATGGAGAAGCAGAGGCCTGGGGCCTGGCGGACGTGCGCGAGCTGCACCCTGGTCTACTGGCGCACCGAGCGGCGCGAACCCGAGACCTCCGAGCGCTGGCCATGGCGCTGGCGCACGGGGCAGAGGTCAACTGGGCCGACGCGGAGGACGAGGGCAAGACGCCTTTGGTGCAGGCTGTGCTGGGG GGCTCCTTGATTGTCTGTGAATTCCTTCTGCAAAACGGAGCAGACGTGAACCAAAGAGACAGCCGGGGCAGAGCGCCGCTGCACCACGCCACACTCCTGGGACGCACGGG TCAGGTCTGCCTGTTCTTGAAGCGGGGGGCCGACCAGCACGCCTTGGACCACAAGCAGCAGGACCCACTGAGCATCGCGATCCAGGAGGCAAACGCGGACATCGTCACTTT GCTCCGGCTGGCCCGCATGGCTGAGGAGATGCGAGAGGCGGAGGCGCCCCCGGGCCAGCCGGGCCCCCTGGCGGGCAGCAGCCCCACGGAGCTCCAGTACCGCAGGTGCATCCAGGAGTTCATCAGCCTCCACCTGGAGGAGAGCTAG
- the ACAP3 gene encoding arf-GAP with coiled-coil, ANK repeat and PH domain-containing protein 3 isoform X3, which yields MPAWALGSPLWASLSCSSLLLWSRDPPATLLPSRPQLVKLCSGMIEAGKAYVTTNRLFVSGVRDLSQQCRGDTVISECLQRFGDSLQEMVNYHMILFDQAQRSVRQQLHNFVKEDVRKFKETKKQFDKVREDMELSLVRNAQAPRHRPHEVEEATGALTLTRKCFRHLALDYVLQINVLQAKKKFEILDSMLSFMHAQHSFFQQGYSLLHQLDPYMKKLAAELDQLVIDSAVEKREMERKHAAIQQRTLLQDFSYDEPKVEFDVDAPSGVVMEGYLFKRASNAFKTWNRRWFSIQNSQLVYQKKLKDVLTVVVDDLRLCSVKPCEDIERRFCFEVVSPTKSCMLQADSEKLRQAWVQAVQASIASAYRESPDSCYSERLDRTASPSTSSIDSATESRERSVKGESVLQRVQNVAGNSQCGDCGQPDPRWASINLGVLLCIECSGIHRSLGVHCSKVRSLTLDSWEPELLKLMCELGNSTVNQIYEAQCEGPGGRKPTASSPRQDKEAWIKDKYVEKKFLRKPPPAPARDVPRPWRVQKCQRHHSSPRVPAARRKVRLEPILPSVAALSSGAVERKFRRDSLFCPDELDSLFSYFDAGAAAAGPRSLSSDSGLGGSSDGSSDVLAFGAGSVVDSVTEEEGAESEESSGEADGEAEAWGLADVRELHPGLLAHRAARTRDLRALAMALAHGAEVNWADAEDEGKTPLVQAVLGGSLIVCEFLLQNGADVNQRDSRGRAPLHHATLLGRTGQVCLFLKRGADQHALDHKQQDPLSIAIQEANADIVTLLRLARMAEEMREAEAPPGQPGPLAGSSPTELQYRRCIQEFISLHLEES from the exons ATGCCCGCCTGGGCCCTGGGTTCCCCGCTCTGGGCTTCGCTGTCCTGCTCCAGCCTTCTGCTCTGGAGCCGAGACCCACCCGCCACCTTGCTGCCCTCCCGGCCCCAG CTGGTCAAGCTGTGCAGTGGCATGATCGAGGCTGGCAAGGCCTATGTCACGACCAACAGGCTCTTCGTGAGTGGTGTTCGAGACCTGTCCCAGCAGTGCCGGGGCGACACCGTCATCTCG GAATGTCTGCAGAGGTTTGGAGACAGCCTGCAGGAGATGGTCAACTACCACATG ATCCTGTTTGACCAGGCCCAGAGGTCTGTGCGGCAGCAACTGCACAACTTCGTCAAAGA GGACGTGCGGAAATTCAAGGAGACCAAGAAACAGTTTGACAAAGTTCGGGAGGACATGGAGCTGTCCCTCGTGAGGAATGCCCAGGCCCCACGGCACCGGCCCCACGAGGTGGAGGAGGCCACAGGTGCCTTGACCCTCACCCGGAAGTGTTTCCGTCACCTGGCACTAGACTATGTGCTCCAG ATCAACGTACTCCAGGCCAAGAAGAAGTTTGAGATCTTGGATTCT ATGCTGTCCTTCATGCACGCCCAGCACAGCTTCTTCCAGCAGGGCTATAGCCTGCTGCACCAGCTGGACCCCTACATGAAGAAGCTGGCAGCCGAG CTAGACCAGCTAGTGATCGACTCGGCGGTGGAAAAGCGTGAGATGGAGCGAAAGCATGCCGCCATCCAGCAGCGG ACGCTGCTGCAG GACTTCTCCTACGATGAGCCCAAAGTGGAGTTTGATGTGGACGCGCCCAGCGGTGTGGTGATGGAGGGCTACCTCTTCAAGAGGGCCAGTAATGCCTTCAAGACGTGGAACCG GCGCTGGTTCTCCATCCAGAACAGCCAGCTGGTCTACCAGAAGAAACTCAAG GACGTGCTCACCGTGGTGGTGGATGACCTCCGTCTGTGCTCCGTGAAGCCATGTGAGGACATCGAACGGAGGTTCTGTTTTGAGGTCGTGTCACCCACCAA GAGCTGCATGCTGCAGGCCGACTCAGAGAAGCTGCGGCAGGCCTGGGTTCAAGCTGTGCAGGCCAGCATCGCCTCTGCCTACCGGGAGAGCCCGGACAGCTGCTACAGTGAG AGGCTGGACCGCACGGCGTCTCCGTCCACGAGCAGCATCGACTCTGCTACGGAGTCGCGGGAGCGCAGCGTCAAGGGCGAGAGCGTGCTGCAGCGTGTGCAGAACGTGGCCGGCAATAGCCAGTGTGGGGACTGTGGCCAGCCGGATCCCCGCTGGGCCAGCATCAACCTGGGGGTGCTGCTCTGCATCGAGTGCTCCGGCATCCACAG GAGCCTGGGTGTCCACTGCTCCAAGGTGCGGTCCCTGACCCTGGACTCATGGGAGCCAGAGCTGCTGAAG CTGATGTGTGAGCTTGGCAACAGCACCGTGAACCAGATCTACGAGGCTCAGTGTGAGGGGCCAGGTGGCAGGAAGCCCACAGCCAGCAGCCCTAG GCAGGACAAGGAGGCCTGGATCAAGGACAAGTATGTGGAAAAGAAGTTCCTGCGGAAGCCACCGCCGGCACCAGCCCGGGACGTGCCCCGGCCCTGGAGGGTGCAAAAGTGCCAGCGCCACCACAGCTCCCCCCGGGTCCCCGCTGCCCGCCGCAAGGTCCGGCTGGAGCCCATCCTGCCCTCTGTGGCTGCTCTGTCCTCAG GTGCTGTGGAGCGCAAGTTCCGGAGGGACTCTCTCTTCTGCCCGGATGAGCTGGACTCCCTCTTCTCCTACTTCGATGCTGGGGCTGCTGCAGCCGGTCCACGGA GTCTGAGCAGCGACAGTGGCTTAGGAGGCAGCTCTGATGGCAGCTCTGACGTTCTAGCCTTTGGCGCAGGCTCTGTTGTGGACAGCGTCACTGAGGAGG AGGGTGCAGAGTCGGAGGAGTCCAGCGGGGAGGCGGATGGAGAAGCAGAGGCCTGGGGCCTGGCGGACGTGCGCGAGCTGCACCCTGGTCTACTGGCGCACCGAGCGGCGCGAACCCGAGACCTCCGAGCGCTGGCCATGGCGCTGGCGCACGGGGCAGAGGTCAACTGGGCCGACGCGGAGGACGAGGGCAAGACGCCTTTGGTGCAGGCTGTGCTGGGG GGCTCCTTGATTGTCTGTGAATTCCTTCTGCAAAACGGAGCAGACGTGAACCAAAGAGACAGCCGGGGCAGAGCGCCGCTGCACCACGCCACACTCCTGGGACGCACGGG TCAGGTCTGCCTGTTCTTGAAGCGGGGGGCCGACCAGCACGCCTTGGACCACAAGCAGCAGGACCCACTGAGCATCGCGATCCAGGAGGCAAACGCGGACATCGTCACTTT GCTCCGGCTGGCCCGCATGGCTGAGGAGATGCGAGAGGCGGAGGCGCCCCCGGGCCAGCCGGGCCCCCTGGCGGGCAGCAGCCCCACGGAGCTCCAGTACCGCAGGTGCATCCAGGAGTTCATCAGCCTCCACCTGGAGGAGAGCTAG
- the ACAP3 gene encoding arf-GAP with coiled-coil, ANK repeat and PH domain-containing protein 3 isoform X4 — MTVEFEECIKDSPRFRATIDEVETDVVEIEAKLDKLVKLCSGMIEAGKAYVTTNRLFVSGVRDLSQQCRGDTVISECLQRFGDSLQEMVNYHMILFDQAQRSVRQQLHNFVKEDVRKFKETKKQFDKVREDMELSLVRNAQAPRHRPHEVEEATGALTLTRKCFRHLALDYVLQINVLQAKKKFEILDSMLSFMHAQHSFFQQGYSLLHQLDPYMKKLAAELDQLVIDSAVEKREMERKHAAIQQRTLLQDFSYDEPKVEFDVDAPSGVVMEGYLFKRASNAFKTWNRRWFSIQNSQLVYQKKLKDVLTVVVDDLRLCSVKPCEDIERRFCFEVVSPTKSCMLQADSEKLRQAWVQAVQASIASAYRESPDSCYSERLDRTASPSTSSIDSATESRERSVKGESVLQRVQNVAGNSQCGDCGQPDPRWASINLGVLLCIECSGIHRSLGVHCSKVRSLTLDSWEPELLKLMCELGNSTVNQIYEAQCEGPGGRKPTASSPRQDKEAWIKDKYVEKKFLRKPPPAPARDVPRPWRVQKCQRHHSSPRVPAARRKVRLEPILPSVAALSSGAVERKFRRDSLFCPDELDSLFSYFDAGAAAAGPRSLSSDSGLGGSSDGSSDVLAFGAGSVVDSVTEEEGAESEESSGEADGEAEAWGLADVRELHPGLLAHRAARTRDLRALAMALAHGAEVNWADAEDEGKTPLVQAVLGGSLIVCEFLLQNGADVNQRDSRGRAPLHHATLLGRTGQVCLFLKRGADQHALDHKQQDPLSIAIQEANADIVTLLRLARMAEEMREAEAPPGQPGPLAGSSPTELQYRRCIQEFISLHLEES, encoded by the exons ATGACGGTGGAGTTCGAGGAGTGCATCAAGGACTCGCCGCGCTTCAG GGCTACTATTGACGAGGTGGAAACAGACGTGGTGGAGATCGAGGCAAAACTAGACAAG CTGGTCAAGCTGTGCAGTGGCATGATCGAGGCTGGCAAGGCCTATGTCACGACCAACAGGCTCTTCGTGAGTGGTGTTCGAGACCTGTCCCAGCAGTGCCGGGGCGACACCGTCATCTCG GAATGTCTGCAGAGGTTTGGAGACAGCCTGCAGGAGATGGTCAACTACCACATG ATCCTGTTTGACCAGGCCCAGAGGTCTGTGCGGCAGCAACTGCACAACTTCGTCAAAGA GGACGTGCGGAAATTCAAGGAGACCAAGAAACAGTTTGACAAAGTTCGGGAGGACATGGAGCTGTCCCTCGTGAGGAATGCCCAGGCCCCACGGCACCGGCCCCACGAGGTGGAGGAGGCCACAGGTGCCTTGACCCTCACCCGGAAGTGTTTCCGTCACCTGGCACTAGACTATGTGCTCCAG ATCAACGTACTCCAGGCCAAGAAGAAGTTTGAGATCTTGGATTCT ATGCTGTCCTTCATGCACGCCCAGCACAGCTTCTTCCAGCAGGGCTATAGCCTGCTGCACCAGCTGGACCCCTACATGAAGAAGCTGGCAGCCGAG CTAGACCAGCTAGTGATCGACTCGGCGGTGGAAAAGCGTGAGATGGAGCGAAAGCATGCCGCCATCCAGCAGCGG ACGCTGCTGCAG GACTTCTCCTACGATGAGCCCAAAGTGGAGTTTGATGTGGACGCGCCCAGCGGTGTGGTGATGGAGGGCTACCTCTTCAAGAGGGCCAGTAATGCCTTCAAGACGTGGAACCG GCGCTGGTTCTCCATCCAGAACAGCCAGCTGGTCTACCAGAAGAAACTCAAG GACGTGCTCACCGTGGTGGTGGATGACCTCCGTCTGTGCTCCGTGAAGCCATGTGAGGACATCGAACGGAGGTTCTGTTTTGAGGTCGTGTCACCCACCAA GAGCTGCATGCTGCAGGCCGACTCAGAGAAGCTGCGGCAGGCCTGGGTTCAAGCTGTGCAGGCCAGCATCGCCTCTGCCTACCGGGAGAGCCCGGACAGCTGCTACAGTGAG AGGCTGGACCGCACGGCGTCTCCGTCCACGAGCAGCATCGACTCTGCTACGGAGTCGCGGGAGCGCAGCGTCAAGGGCGAGAGCGTGCTGCAGCGTGTGCAGAACGTGGCCGGCAATAGCCAGTGTGGGGACTGTGGCCAGCCGGATCCCCGCTGGGCCAGCATCAACCTGGGGGTGCTGCTCTGCATCGAGTGCTCCGGCATCCACAG GAGCCTGGGTGTCCACTGCTCCAAGGTGCGGTCCCTGACCCTGGACTCATGGGAGCCAGAGCTGCTGAAG CTGATGTGTGAGCTTGGCAACAGCACCGTGAACCAGATCTACGAGGCTCAGTGTGAGGGGCCAGGTGGCAGGAAGCCCACAGCCAGCAGCCCTAG GCAGGACAAGGAGGCCTGGATCAAGGACAAGTATGTGGAAAAGAAGTTCCTGCGGAAGCCACCGCCGGCACCAGCCCGGGACGTGCCCCGGCCCTGGAGGGTGCAAAAGTGCCAGCGCCACCACAGCTCCCCCCGGGTCCCCGCTGCCCGCCGCAAGGTCCGGCTGGAGCCCATCCTGCCCTCTGTGGCTGCTCTGTCCTCAG GTGCTGTGGAGCGCAAGTTCCGGAGGGACTCTCTCTTCTGCCCGGATGAGCTGGACTCCCTCTTCTCCTACTTCGATGCTGGGGCTGCTGCAGCCGGTCCACGGA GTCTGAGCAGCGACAGTGGCTTAGGAGGCAGCTCTGATGGCAGCTCTGACGTTCTAGCCTTTGGCGCAGGCTCTGTTGTGGACAGCGTCACTGAGGAGG AGGGTGCAGAGTCGGAGGAGTCCAGCGGGGAGGCGGATGGAGAAGCAGAGGCCTGGGGCCTGGCGGACGTGCGCGAGCTGCACCCTGGTCTACTGGCGCACCGAGCGGCGCGAACCCGAGACCTCCGAGCGCTGGCCATGGCGCTGGCGCACGGGGCAGAGGTCAACTGGGCCGACGCGGAGGACGAGGGCAAGACGCCTTTGGTGCAGGCTGTGCTGGGG GGCTCCTTGATTGTCTGTGAATTCCTTCTGCAAAACGGAGCAGACGTGAACCAAAGAGACAGCCGGGGCAGAGCGCCGCTGCACCACGCCACACTCCTGGGACGCACGGG TCAGGTCTGCCTGTTCTTGAAGCGGGGGGCCGACCAGCACGCCTTGGACCACAAGCAGCAGGACCCACTGAGCATCGCGATCCAGGAGGCAAACGCGGACATCGTCACTTT GCTCCGGCTGGCCCGCATGGCTGAGGAGATGCGAGAGGCGGAGGCGCCCCCGGGCCAGCCGGGCCCCCTGGCGGGCAGCAGCCCCACGGAGCTCCAGTACCGCAGGTGCATCCAGGAGTTCATCAGCCTCCACCTGGAGGAGAGCTAG